In Pecten maximus chromosome 10, xPecMax1.1, whole genome shotgun sequence, one genomic interval encodes:
- the LOC117335636 gene encoding uncharacterized protein LOC117335636 isoform X1 codes for MAANLPRERLPAHLSYGVTRDGRIFFIDDRLQTTSWVHPLSGKPIQTGHKQVQGLPRGWEQAVTQEGAIYYIDHNSGTTTFDHPLEKSKHHAPSSPSSPPVQQLSPGSPSDKQYPLRRIFTPNELNLDKLKVNSPNKLRPLKAPPAKRDDNAMVTLKGWLYRQESGSWKTWKKRWCVLSNFGLFFYKDDKESHTVGSILLPSYRIEECSHTDTSKKFAFKAEHNNMKTYMFASDTQDDRTRWIEALKCAAVLKNPPSKEKETNNNTPLPKLIPKSPFMTWDDDEDEDDDQTPRGLSSWQNKVTQGYDPGPQRPGTQQPQRSPQDVRGQGSPGSHYARNDPRFADEDPRQQGNQKDPRGQYLGNHPRLQDDPRMADPRNRYTHDPYRDEPNNPRVATQPQEHRQYSQHQSRSPGQEQHINNPYSHNNTHMDMQHPNGYGDKGQLGDQDPYSYSTKHHKHPGNMGHHRQDPQQIDPRHDPRQDPRQMDPRQDPRQMDPRLDPRQMDPRQDPRQMDPRQDPRQMDPHQDPRQMDPRKDPRQMDSRQDPRQMDPRFDPRQIDPRQDPKQMDHRQDPRQDPRQVDPRQDPRQMDPRQDPRQMDPRQDPRQIDPHQDPRQIDPRQDPRQMDPRQNPRQMDPSQMDPRENPRQMNPEEDPRYSRSNKDSYGGRKADSMPAQFVRRGDDYNRRGESLPGHYNQDVSPNSSLEQYPGMKPDNRGTHGSPNNSLDPYSIRKGDSLPGRYSRGQDNSPNMSNYSDSVYDRYTGQPNIPQRVPDSHDPYSRDQYNPGSGSQDSGPRSRDHGYSEGPNQRFREPEEAMISRKDVPQHAKYRPTRDTPSERSSDNEAPQQTDYEGFYSPKRESKQRELANRPLPAIKVPKEVENPPVTLNAHHQREDTDDGYSTLTKYQEQRRKKAQEQLEAPHPGPRSQQDLYDQGQVYSRQNEQDLEMRAPEHQHETLHTYVNLPDRASLRELQDRDDGVEYIEEMPQRPPLPTSVRKQIVEEIAQAKTPRTSEEILEAERALETRMQQPSYFNYPTPVFPPKDHPVFDDPADWQHGQRGNNSLARPSNLQVGDEQTRGSNAGYYKDQVDESPSRERTVPKQLYGQGRQKQPEGERRRREKPMGKPVEDATEVEVSGMDREQFEDEQAQDKISVDGTDLKEESIPGDIAGEVQENMSTIANSQSEGLDKNSEVSIDPVDRLKSTESDLDRYRSPEGAVYTQIYRHTQREARDTQVTSKMEDKTVENRSKRQTKQEKHTDRKESGRKKNAIRSQLESLGSGAVISNYANLNPLDMPYEEVHRLEVSSEEDEADLAMRRKERRSAFRPLLTKPPGKDTLQRLDRLMGTPPCPPSPVGSDRVSKKKQHNSRPAYHSDSKHNLFEEDEEEDETEVKKRISMASIASSNGSQFRGHNFRSGEGGRRPPGKLDPGPIHTVKEDPDMADEDVIETRGVPNLKKYPLSGGRIRMSISAGDLIGKTHDELVLLLIQLRREHADLEKERNFFREKVDLRRASEHNYRRLLQESDGPFDQLTEREHHEYMQLRNQLDDAEKRLEVYRPMVNLVHNMVNMGSLYGGNNFMLASQYRKHLLSPDEYTPPKKMLEFSRKHQEEKIVHGIKEDIKQLSSDEVILEDKLEKLYELDRRMHEQSYHVAQAQEDKDMLEKALQGILRQQDMSRDNPREQDQLIHQQRTIEKEISRVMHQLAKASRDLEETTAENNMIEHEVALLRSKVTGELSRSKSAPSLSNESLRNKMKMEKDLAQVKNIMAGLNQQGAELSEAMNTLRRSSAGAKFASAFTKVDQKNLPKPAPVSTYMETDLDSAKTTDLSQVQEILLSYRDQTPIQTSPTVTVKSQHQPIMSVKQTPSLGTTPSRVPAVEDAVDGPWDIEDADENTKRFFGLLPKDKPKTLTVRDVKRQSEQRKEQLKVRKEPEDDSGEPWSYNGTDTEQPAGSNYIQPGLNNQGPIYENLPPTDSALRKTWSSVNALGTNGSAPNSRRSSALHLMMPRPFVPFGSQPTSTQTSYSSLNLDNQSKTSGSYRLGQSDDDSVVKATRVIIQPQLDEADNLAMSPTSPPRHGMFSVKRTPRGRYMTISSSQPVKLETSLVQPTTPNTAAGDLIVNRSRLDVPDIVQSSQMRDDQTIDSGTIDKEILFVPDKVLIPERYNPESDEEDLTEEDKARRHEKAEKIKKLLAQQSVHSISQPDVSQVAGELHKKVEQEKVKRAQLLQVGQELARQVTLKTRQAAAERRKTWSGSPAKSPKEREMEYNFLNGHDSDLQGQTRDDLYGHTHISMQEKLFI; via the exons TCATAATTCAGGGACCACGACATTTGACCACCCGTTGGAGAAATCCAAACATCATGCACCTTCTTCTCCTAG TTCCCCACCAGTCCAACAACTATCTCCAGGGAGTCCATCAGACAAGCAG TATCCATTGCGGAGAATCTTCACCCCTAATGAGCTGAATCTAGACAAG TTAAAGGTCAATTCGCCAAATAAATTAAG GCCACTTAAAGCACCACCTGCCAAACGAGACGACAACGCCATGGTAACTCTAAAGGGCTGGCTGTACAGACAG GAGAGTGGAAGTTGGAAGACATGGAAGAAACGTTGGTGTGTCCTGTCTAATTTCGGACTCTTCTTCTACAAAG ATGACAAGGAGAGTCACACTGTTGGGTCTATCCTGTTGCCTAGTTACAGAATTGAGGAGTGTAGTCACACAGACACCAGTAAAAAGTTTGCCTTTAAAGCAGAGCATAATAATATGAAGACATATATGTTTGCCTCGGATACACAGGATGATCGCACACGTTGGATTGAGGCACTTAAATGTGCAGCGGTGCTCAAAAATCCTCCTTC GAAGGAGAAGGAGACGAACAACAACACACCTCTCCCCAAGCTTATTCCCAAGTCACCTTTCATGACATgggatgatgatgaagatgaagaTGATGACCAAACACCTAGGGGACTTTCCTCATGGCAAAATAAAGTAACACAGGGTTACGACCCTGGACCTCAGCGACCAGGTACCCAACAACCACAAAGATCACCACAGGATGTCAGAGGTCAAGGGTCACCTGGAAGTCATTATGCAAGGAATGACCCCAGATTTGCAGATGAAGATCCTCGACAGCAGGGAAATCAAAAGGACCCGCGAGGACAATATCTCGGTAATCATCCACGACTCCAGGATGATCCCAGAATGGCAGATCCAAGGAACAGATATACACATGATCCTTATCGTGATGAGCCTAACAATCCCAGGGTAGCAACTCAGCCCCAGGAGCACAGACAATACTCTCAGCATCAATCCCGATCCCCAGGGCAGGAACAGCACATCAATAACCCATACTCTCACAACAATACTCACATGGATATGCAGCACCCCAATGGGTATGGGGACAAAGGTCAGCTTGGTGACCAGGATCCATATAGTTATAGTACCAAACACCATAAACATCCGGGCAATATGGGACACCATCGACAGGACCCGCAACAGATAGACCCCAGACATGATCCACGACAAGATCCGAGACAAATGGATCCACGACAAGATCCAAGACAAATGGATCCACGACTAGATCCGAGACAAATGGATCCACGACAAGATCCAAGACAAATGGATCCACGACAAGATCCAAGACAAATGGATCCACATCAAGATCCAAGACAAATGGACCCACGAAAAGATCCGAGACAAATGGACTCCAGACAGGACCCTAGGCAGATGGACCCAAGGTTTGATCCTCGACAAATTGATCCACGACAAGATCCGAAACAAATGGACCACAGACAGGATCCAAGACAAGATCCGAGACAAGTGGATCCACGACAAGATCCGAGACAAATGGACCCACGACAAGATCCGAGACAAATGGATCCACGACAAGATCCAAGACAAATCGATCCACATCAAGATCCGAGACAAATAGATCCACGACAAGATCCGAGACAAATGGACCCAAGACAAAATCCGAGACAAATGGACCCGAGTCAAATGGACCCTCGAGAAAATCCACGCCAGATGAACCCTGAAGAGGACCCAAGATACTCTAGATCAAACAAAGACTCTTATGGTGGTCGAAAGGCTGATTCCATGCCAGCCCAGTTTGTTAGGAGAGGAGACGATTACAATAGGAGGGGAGAGTCCCTTCCTGGTCACTATAACCAAGATGTGTCTCCTAATAGTAGCCTTGAACAGTACCCAGGTATGAAACCAGACAATAGAGGAACACATGGTTCTCCTAATAATAGTTTGGATCCATACTCCATTAGGAAAGGAGATTCCCTTCCAGGACGATACTCAAGGGGGCAGGACAATTCACCCAACATGAGTAACTACTCCGACTCGGTTTACGACAGATACACAGGACAACCTAACATACCTCAGCGAGTGCCTGACTCTCACGACCCCTACAGCAGGGACCAGTACAACCCAGGGTCAGGGTCACAGGATTCAGGGCCAAGGTCACGCGATCATGGCTACAGTGAAGGGCCAAATCAAAG ATTTCGTGAGCCAGAGGAAGCGATGATTAGCCGAAAAGATGTTCCCCAGCACGCCAAATATAGACCTACCCGAGATACTCCTTCAGAACGTTCTAGTGACAATGAGGCTCCACAACAGACAGACTATGAGGGATTTTACTCTCCAAAACGGGAGTCAAAGCAAAGAGAACTTGCTAATCGACCTCTACCTGCCATTAAAGTTCCCAAGGAGGTCGAAAACCCACCTGTAACTCTGAATGCCCACCACCAGCGAGAGGATACTGATGATGGCTATAGCACATTGACAAAGTACCAGGAACAACGACGCAAGAAAGCTCAGGAACAGCTAGAGGCCCCCCACCCAGGGCCAAGGTCACAACAGGACCTTTATGATCAAGGTCAGGTCTACTCTAGGCAAAATGAGCAGGATTTGGAAATGAGAGCACCAGAACATCAGCATGAAACCTTGCACACGTATGTCAACTTGCCTGATAGGGCCAGTCTTCGAGAGCTTCAGGACCGTGATGACGGTGTGGAATATATAGAAGAAATGCCTCAACGTCCCCCACTCCCCACTTCCGTACGCAAACAAATTGTGGAGGAGATTGCTCAAGCCAAGACTCCCAGGACATCTGAAGAGATACTGGAGGCTGAGAGGGCCCTGGAGACCAGGATGCAGCAACCCTCCTATTTCAACTATCCAACACCTGTTTTCCCACCAAAG GACCACCCTGTTTTTGATGATCCTGCAGATTGGCAACATGGACAGCGAGGTAACAATAGTTTAGCCAGGCCGTCTAATCTCCAGGTAGGGGATGAACAAACAAGGGGCAGTAATGCTGGTTATTATAAAGACCAAGTGGATGAAAGTCCATCAAGGGAGAGAACTGTGCCAAAACAATTATATGGACAAGGACGACAAAAGCAACCAGAGGGGGAAAGGAGAAGGAGAGAAAAACCAATGGGAAAGCCAG TAGAGGATGCTACAGAGGTTGAAGTATCGGGCATGGACAGAGAACAATTTGAGGATGAACAGGCACAGGACAAAATATCTGTGGACGGCACAGACCTGAAAGAAGAATCAATTCCGGGGGACATTGCGGGAGAGGTCCAGGAAAATATGTCTACCATTGCAAACAGTCAAAGTGAAGGGTTAGATAAAAACTCTGAAGTCTCTATAGACCCAGTAGACAGGCTTAAATCTACCGAGAGTGATCTAGATCGATATAGGTCTCCTGAAGGGGCAGTCTATACCCAGATTTACAGGCATACACAAAGGGAAGCTAGAGATACACAGGTAACATCTAAAATGGAGGATAAAACTGTGGAAAATAGGTCAAAAAGACAGACAAAACAGGAAAAACACACAGACAGAAAGGAAAGTGGCAGGAAAAAGAATGCCATACGATCCCAGCTTGAGAGTCTGGGTTCAGGTGCTGTGATCAGTAACTATGCCAACTTGAACCCTCTGGACATGCCATATGAGGAGGTCCACAGACTGGAGGTCAGTAGTGAGGAGGATGAGGCTGACTTGGCCATGAGGAGGAAAGAACGAAGGTCAGCCTTCCGACCCCTCCTCACTAAGCCTCCAGGCAAGGACACACTCCAGCGACTGGACCGTTTAATGGGTACTCCTCCATGTCCCCCAAGCCCTGTGGGGTCAGATAGGGTCAGCAAAAAAAAGCAGCATAATTCCAGACCAGCATATCATAGCGACAGTAAACACAACTTGTTTGAAGAAGATGAAGAGGAGGATGAAACAGAGGTGAAAAAGAGGATATCCATGGCTAGTATAGCAAGTTCTAATGGTTCACAGTTCAGAGGTCACAACTTCAGATCAG GTGAGGGGGGCAGAAGACCACCTGGAAAGTTAGACCCAGGACCAATACACACAGTAAAGGAAGATCCTGATATGGCTGATGAAGATGTCATT GAAACTCGAGGTGTCCCTAACCTAAAGAAATATCCTCTTAGTGGTGGTCGCATCAGAATGAGCATCTCTGCTGGAGACCTCATTGGCAAAACG CATGACGAGCTTGTGTTGCTGCTGATCCAGTTACGACGAGAGCATGCAGATCTAGAAAAGGAACGCAACTTCTTCCGTGAGAAGGTTGATCTACGACGTGCCTCGGAACACAACTATAGGCGTCT TCTACAGGAATCAGACGGTCCATTTGACCAACTGACAGAAAGAGAACACCATGAATACATGCAACTACGCAACCAGTTAGACGACGCAGAAAAAAGG TTGGAGGTATACAGACCGATGGTCAATCTGGTGCACAACATGGTCAACATGGGCAGTCTATATGGAGGAAATAACTTTATGTTGGCCAGTCAATACAGGAAG CACCTGTTGTCTCCTGACGAGTACACGCCGCCCAAGAAGATGCTGGAGTTTTCACGGAAACACCAAGAGGAGAAGATTGTACATGGTATCAAAGAAGATATTAAACAGCTATCTTCTGATGAAGTCATTCTGGAG GACAAGTTAGAGAAACTGTACGAGTTAGACCGACGGATGCATGAGCAGTCGTACCATGTAGCTCAGGCTCAGGAGGATAAGGACATGTTGGAGAAGGCTCTACAGGGTATCCTACGCCAGCAGGACATGAGTCGGGATAACCCGCGCGAACAGGACCAGCTCATCCACCAGCAACGCACCATTGAGAAAGAGATCTCGCGTGTCATGCACCAACTGGCCAAGGCCTCCAGG GATCTTGAAGAAACTACAGCAGAAAATAATATGATTGAACATGAAGTAGCATTactaaggtcaaaggtcacaggggaACTGTCTCGTAGTAAAAGTGCTCCGTCTTTG TCAAATGAGAGTCTAAGAAACAAAATGAAGATGGAGAAAGACCTGGCTCAGGTGAAGAACATCATGGCTGGATTAAACCAGCAGGGAGCAGAACTGTCTGAAGCCATGAACACGTTACGGAGATCTTCTGCCGGAGCCAAATTCGCATCAGCATTTACTAAAGTCGACCAAA AAAACTTGCCTAAGCCTGCACCTGTAAGTACTTACATGGAGACAGATCTAGACTCCGCCAAGACAACAGACCTGTCACAGGTGCAGGAGATTTTACTGTCCTACCGTGACCAAACGCCCATCCAGACCTCGCCCACCGTTACTGTCAAGTCTCAACATCAACCCATCATGTCCGTCAAG CAAACTCCTAGTCTGGGGACCACCCCTAGCAGGGTCCCAGCTGTGGAAGATGCTGTGGATGGACCATGGGACATAGAAGATGCAGACGAAAACACCAAACGATTTTTCG GTCTCCTGCCCAAGGACAAGCCTAAGACACTGACAGTGCGAGATGTCAAGAGACAGTCAGAACAGAGGAAGGAGCAACTCAAAGTTCGTAAGGAACCCGAGGATGATAGTGGAG AGCCCTGGAGTTATAATGGTACAGATACAGAGCAG CCTGCTGGTTCAAATTATATTCAACCTGGCCTCAATAATCAGGGGCCTATATACGAGAATCTTCCACCAACCGATTCTGCCTTGAGGAAAACATGGTCATCTGTCAATGCTCTGGGCACGAATGGCTCGGCCCCCAACTCCCGCCGATCATCTGCTCTCCATCTTATGATGCCCCGCCCATTTGTGCCATTTGGCAGCCAACCAACATCCACACAGACAAGTTACAGCAGTCTAAATTTAGACAACCAATCAAAGACGAGTGGGAGTTATAGACTTGGCCAATCAGATGATGACTCTGTAGTAAAGGCGACTAGAGTGATAATCCAACCTCAGCTGGACGAGGCTGATAACCTTGCCATGAGCCCCACAAGTCCTCCTCGTCATGGCATGTTCAGTGTGAAGCGCACCCCTAGAGGGCGCTATATGACAATTTCTAGTAGTCAGCCGGTGAAGTTAGAGACAAGCTTGGTACAACCAACCACACCCAACACAGCAGCTGGAGACTTGATTGTAAACAGATCT AGGTTGGATGTTCCGGACATTGTACAGAGCTCACAGATGCGGGACGATCAGACGATAGACTCCGGTACTATAGATAAGGAGATT tTGTTTGTACCGGACAAGGTTCTTATCCCTGAACGATATAATCCAGAATCGGACGAGGAGGATCTCACCGAGGAAGACAAAGCTAGAAGACATGAAAAGGCGGAAAAAATCAAAAAGCTGCTTGCTCAGCAAAG CGTCCACTCGATCTCCCAGCCCGACGTGAGCCAGGTCGCTGGGGAGTTACATAAGAAGGTAGAGCAGGAGAAGGTAAAGCGAGCCCAGCTTTTACAGGTGGGACAGGAGCTCGCGCGACAGGTGACACTGAAGACACGACAAGCAGCAG